Proteins co-encoded in one Gossypium arboreum isolate Shixiya-1 chromosome 11, ASM2569848v2, whole genome shotgun sequence genomic window:
- the LOC108460225 gene encoding BEACH domain-containing protein C2, which translates to MEEEEDKKFGETSVKSFDTHEIGSAVEDRIGGSHQDNATGGEESILKNNNAVSQEVHSTTPIGDEDQFEPVSLENQDKAAGEFQDDQVDSNRSSTSDYQRQLSVMEYDSSSMSGPRHDSSASSPGPERQTDYQIKQSISETGLDSVFYADSRGSPLGSPTTSKPKAAMPNVSPELLHLVDSAIMGKSEGLDKLKNIVSGAETFESVEDMESIPFLVVDSLIATMGGVESFEEDEDDNPPSVMLNSRAAIVAGELIPWLPWEGDSDILMSARTRMVRGLLVILRACTRNRAMCSMASLLGVLLRSAENIFAQDVGLIEPMKWDGTPLCYCIQHLAGHSLSVSDLHRWFQVITKTLTTIWAPRLMLALEKAVSGKESRGPACTFEFDGESSGLLGPGESRWPFTNGYAFSTWIYIESFADTLNAATAAAAIAAAAAAKSGKSSAMSAAAAASALAGEGTAHMPRLFSFLSADNQGIEAYFHAQFLVVECVSGKGKKASLHFTHAFKPQCWYFIGLEHVCRQGLIGKAESELKLYIDGSLYESRPFEFPRISKPLAFCCIGTNPPPTMAGLQRRRRQCPLFAEMGPVYIFKEPIGPERMARMASRGGDMLPSFGNGAGLPWLATNDHVQKMAEESSLLDAEIGGCIHLLYHPCLLSGRFCPDASPSGAAGIIRRPAEVLGHVHVAMRMRPVEALWALAYGGPMSLLPLAVSNVCKDNLEPEQGSYPLSLATGALAAPIFRIISVAIHHPGNSEELCRMRGPEILSRILNYLLQNLSYLCSGKHDGVGDEELVAAVVSLCQSQKHNHALKVQLFSTLLLDIKIWSLCSYGLQKKLLSSLADMVFTESSVMRDANAMQMLFDGCRRCYWTIREKDSLDAFSLNDAMRPMGEVNALVDELLVVIELLIGASPPSLAADDVRCLLGFMVDCPQPNQVARVLHLIYRLVVQPNTTRAQTFAQAFMGSGGIETLLVLLQREAKAGDHHIPETSTKTEESLAVERSEPELDTCIPEGSQDEGSLKEKDQISQKRDFHGISGLVASSSLKVERVSSVSENAFMKNLGGISLSISADNARNNVYNVDNDDGIVVGIIGLLGALVAYGHLKFGSRVSSEMTSNLFGGALNDAAGSMFEDKVSILLFALQKAFQAAPNRLMTSNVYTALLGASINASSPEDGLNFYDSGHRFEHLQLLLVLLRSLPYASRSFQSRALQDLLFLACSHPENRNSLTKMEEWPEWILEVLISNYEMDARKKSDSASLGDIEDLIHSFLIIMLEHSMRQKDGWKDIEATIHCAEWLSIVGGSSTGDQRIRREESLPIFKRRLLGGLMDFAARELQAQTQVIAAVAAGVAAEGLSPEDAKAETENAAQLSVFLVENAIVILMLVEDHLRLQSKLSCASCKVDGNKSPLSFASAPNSQSSSAASIGRESTEAVDDSRSGNSGGLPLDVLASMADANGQISATVMERLTAAAAAEPFDSVSSAFVSYGSCAMDLAEGWKYRSRLWYGVGLPSKPTDIGGGGFGWESWNAALQKDANGNWIELPLVKKSVSMLQALLLDDSGLGGGLGIGGGSGTGMGGMAALYQLLDSDQPFLCMLRMVLLSMREEDNGEDNMIMRNVGVEDGMSEGLYRGNIVSLDNSGRMAARKPRSALLWSVLSPILNMPISDSKRQRVLVASCVLYSEVWHAVGRDRKPLRKQYLEAIVPPFVAVLRRWRPLLAGIHELATADGLNPLNVDDRALAADALPLEAALAMISPSWAAAFASPPAAMALAMIAAGASGGEIPAPTATQLKRDSSILERKTTKLQHFSSFHKPLDMPNNSPSLPKDKAAAKAAALAAARDLERNAKIGSGRGLSAVAMATSAQRRHDSDMERVKRWNDSEAMAVAWLECLQPVDTKSVYGKDFNALSYKFIAALVASFALARNIQRSEIDRRAQVDLVARHRLFTGIRAWRKLIHCLLDTSCLFGPLVDQIPSKVFWKLDFMESSSRMRPFLRRNYTGTDHFGAAADFEEQNDVKKTQEDVISSSNTPILAAEAISTVFVNEDDEHPETDNVDSRGYVNNQSEEGQQRLSGITEQTLEKSIESKDTKLSSEQDLVQSSTIVAPGYVPSELDERILFELPSSMVRPLRVIRGTFQVTSKKINFVVDKTECNISVDGSEDNSEAKNDEKDRSWLMTSLHQMYSRRYLLRRSALELFMVDRSNFFFDFGSSEGRRNAYRAIVQARPPHLNNIYLATQRPEQLLKRTQLMERWARWEISNFEYLMQLNTLAGRSYNDITQYPVFPWILSDYSSKSLDLSDPSAFRDLSKPVGALNPERLKKFQERYASFDDPVIPKFHYGSHYSSAGTVLYYLVRVEPFTTLSIQLQGGKFDHADRMFSDVGATWNGVLEDMSDVKELVPELFYLPEMLTNENSIDFGTTQLGGKLDSVKLPPWAQSSVDFIHKHRMALESEHVSAHLHEWIDLIFGYKQRGKEAISANNMFFYITYEGTVDIDKIYDPVQQRATQDQIAYFGQTPSQLLTVPHMKKIPLSEVLHLQTIFRNPREVKSYAVPNPDRCNLPAAAIHASSDSVIIVDTDAPAAHIAQHKWQPNTPDGQGAPFLFQHGKATTSSAGGALRRMFRGPAAAGSGSDDRQFPQALAFASAGIRNSSIVSITCDKEIITGGHADNSIKLLSSDGAKTIEMAFGHSAPVTCLALSPDSNYLVTGSRDSTVILWRIHRAFTSRPSSTSEPTAGTGTPTSTSGGTLANSLADKSRKHRIEGPIYVLRGHQREILCCCVSSDLGVAVSCSHSSDVLLHSIRRGRLMRRFPGVEADAVCLSSEGIILTWNQSQHTLSTFTLNGVLVARAQLPSLGGVSCMEISVDGENALIGMNSSLGNNGVSNSNQDLSLKKPVADNLDLESEETNKSNKLDIPSPSICFLNLHTLKVFHVLELGEGQDITALTLNEDNTNLLVSTADKQLIIFTDPALSLKVVDQMLKLGWEGEGLSPLIKS; encoded by the exons atggaagaagaagaagataagaAGTTTGGTGAAACTTCTGTAAAGAGTTTTGATACTCATGAAATTGGTTCTGCTGTGGAGGATAGAATAGGAGGATCTCATCAGGATAATGCTACTGGTGGTGAGGAATCTATATTGAAAAACAATAATGCAGTTTCACAGGAGGTTCATTCTACAACTCCTATAGGGGATGAGGACCAATTTGAGCCTGTTTCTTTAGAAAATCAAGATAAAGCTGCTGGAGAGTTTCAGGATGATCAGGTGGACTCTAATCGATCCTCAACTTCTGACTATCAGAGACAGTTATCTGTGATGGAGTATGATTCTTCCTCTATGTCTGGGCCACGGCATGATAGTTCTGCTTCAAGCCCTGGACCTGAAAGACAAACAGATTACCAAATTAAGCAGTCAATTTCAGAAACTGGCCTCGATTCTGTCTTTTATGCAGATTCTAGAGGCTCGCCCCTTGGGTCACCAACAACATCTAAGCCGAAAGCTGCTATGCCAAATGTGTCTCCCGAGTTATTGCACTTAGTGGATTCTGCCATTATGGGAAAGTCTGAAGGTTTGGACAAGCTGAAGAATATTGTTAGTGGGGCTGAGACTTTTGAAAGTGTGGAAGATATGGAGAGCATTCCTTTCTTGGTTGTTGATTCACTTATTGCCACAATGGGTGGAGTTGAAAGTTTTGAAGAGGATGAGGATGACAATCCTCCTAGTGTGATGCTAAACTCTCGGGCTGCAATTGTGGCAGGTGAACTAATTCCTTGGCTTCCTTGGGAAGGAGATAGTGACATTCTCATGTCTGCCAGGACACGGATGGTTAGAGGTTTGTTGGTTATACTGCGGGCTTGTACAAGGAATAGGGCTATGTGCTCCATGGCTAGTTTATTAGGAGTTCTTTTGAGGTCAGCTGAGAATATTTTTGCTCAGGATGTTGGTTTGATAGAGCCGATGAAGTGGGATGGAACTCCCTTATGCTATTGTATCCAACATTTGGCAGGGCATTCACTTAGTGTTAGTGATTTGCACAGATGGTTTCAGGTCATTACAAAAACACTTACTACCATTTGGGCACCTCGCTTAATGCTTGCACTAGAGAAGGCAGTGAGTGGGAAAGAGTCTAGAGGACCAGCATGCACTTTTGAGTTTGATGGCGAAAGCTCTGGTTTACTTGGTCCTGGTGAAAGCCGTTGGCCATTTACCAATGGATATGCCTTTTCAACGTGGATCTATATTGAATCATTTGCAGATACATTAAATGCAGCAACTGCTGCAGCTGCAATTGCTGCTGCAGCTGCGGCCAAGTCAGGAAAATCATCAGCTATGTCCGCTGCTGCTGCTGCAAGTGCATTGGCTGGCGAAGGCACTGCACATATGCCTCGTTTATTTAGCTTCTTATCTGCTGATAATCAGGGAATAGAGGCATACTTTCATGCACAGTTTTTAGTGGTTGAATGTGTGAGTGGAAAAGGAAAGAAGGCTTCATTACATTTTACTCATGCATTCAAGCCACAATGTTGGTATTTTATTGGATTGGAGCATGTATGCAGGCAGGGACTTATAGGGAAAGCTGAGAGTGAGTTGAAATTATATATTGATGGATCCTTGTATGAAAGTCGTCCTTTTGAGTTTCCTCGCATCTCCAAGCCACTTGCATTTTGTTGCATTGGGACAAACCCCCCTCCTACAATGGCTGGCTTACAACGCCGCCGTCGCCAGTGCCCTTTATTTGCTGAAATGGGCCCAGTATATATCTTTAAGGAGCCAATTGGTCCTGAAAGAATGGCACGCATGGCTTCTAGGGGTGGGGATATGCTGCCTTCATTTGGTAATGGTGCAGGACTTCCTTGGCTAGCTACAAATGATCATGTTCAGAAAATGGCAGAGGAAAGTTCTCTATTGGATGCAGAAATTGGAGGTTGCATTCACCTACTCTACCACCCCTGTCTTCTTAGTGGGCGGTTCTGCCCAGATGCTTCTCCTTCTGGTGCTGCAG GTATAATACGCAGACCAGCTGAGGTTCTTGGGCATGTCCATGTTGCAATGCGGATGAGACCTGTGGAGGCTCTCTGGGCTTTAGCATATGGGGGACCCATGTCTTTACTTCCTCTGGCTGTCAGCAATGTGTGTAAAGATAACTTGGAACCGGAACAGGGTAGTTATCCATTGTCTTTGGCTACAGGTGCCCTTGCTGCGCCAATATTCAGAATTATTTCTGTTGCCATCCATCATCCTGGAAACAGTGAAGAGCTATGTCGTATGAGGGGACCTGAGATTCTATCAAGAATCTTAAACTATCTTTTACAAAATTTGTCGTATCTTTGTTCTGGAAAGCATGATGGTGTTGGGGATGAGGAGCTTGTAGCTGCTGTTGTTTCCCTGTGTCAATCTCAAAAGCACAATCATGCACTTAAAGTGCAGCTTTTCAGTACACTGCTTTTGGATATTAAAATTTGGAGTTTGTGCAGCTATGGGCTCCAAAAGAAACTCCTATCATCTCTTGCAGATATGGTCTTCACAGAGTCATCTGTCATGCGAGATGCTAATGCTATGCAGATGCTTTTTGATGGCTGCAGAAGGTGCTATTGGACAATTCGTGAAAAGGACTCTTTAGATGCTTTTTCTCTAAATGATGCTATGCGGCCAATGGGCGAAGTGAATGCTTTGGTCGATGAGCTCTTAGTTGTCATTGAACTTCTAATAGGAGCATCACCGCCTTCATTAGCTGCAGATGATGTCCGTTGTTTACTTGGATTTATGGTTGATTGCCCACAACCTAACCAG GTTGCCAGGGTGCTACATTTGATCTACAGGCTAGTGGTACAACCAAATACAACCCGAGCTCAAACATTTGCACAGGCATTCATGGGTTCTGGTGGGATAGAAACTCTTCTTGTCCTCCTGCAGAGAGAAGCTAAAGCTGGTGATCACCACATTCCTGAAACTAGCACCAAGACTGAGGAAAGCTTGGCTGTTGAAAGATCTGAACCAGAACTAGATACTTGCATTCCAGAAGGAAGTCAGGATGAAGGATCACTAAAGGAGAAGGATCAAATTTCACAAAAGAGAGATTTTCACGGTATTTCTGGCCTTGTGGCCAGTTCTAGTCTGAAAGTGGAAAGGGTGTCATCTGTTTCTGAAAATGCTTTTATGAAGAATTTGGGTGGAATAAGTCTTTCAATTAGTGCTGACAATGCAAGGAATAATGTTTACAATGTTGACAATGATGATGGAATTGTTGTTGGGATCATTGGGCTGTTAGGTGCTTTAGTAGCTTACGGACATCTGAAATTTGGTTCCCGTGTGTCTTCTGAGATGACAAGCAACCTTTTTGGTGGTGCGCTCAATGATGCAGCTGGAAGCATGTTTGAAGATAAAGTTTCTATACTGCTTTTTGCATTACAGAAGGCTTTTCAGGCTGCTCCTAATAGGCTTATGACAAGCAATGTATACACTGCTTTATTAGGGGCCTCG ATCAATGCTTCTTCACCGGAGGATGGATTGAACTTTTATGATTCTGGTCATCGTTTTGAACATTTACAACTTTTGTTGGTTTTATTGCGGTCTCTTCCATATGCATCTAGATCTTTCCAAAGCCGGGCACTACAG GATCTTCTGTTTTTGGCTTGCAGTCACCCAGAAAATAGAAACAGTCTAACAAAAATGGAGGAGTGGCCTGAGTGGATACTAGAGGTCCTTATCTCTAACTATGAG ATGGATGCGAGAAAAAAGTCTGATTCAGCAAGCCTAGGTGACATAGAGGACCTCATACACAGTTTTTTGATTATTATGTTGGAGCATTCAATGCGCCAAAAGGATGGATGGAAG GATATTGAAGCCACAATTCATTGTGCTGAATGGCTCTCTATCGTGGGTGGCTCTAGCACTGGGGATCAGAGAATTAG ACGTGAAGAATCCTTGCCAATATTCAAGAGAAGACTCTTAGGTGGGTTGATGGACTTTGCTGCCAGAGAACTTCAGGCTCAG ACTCAAGTTATTGCTGCAGTTGCTGCTGGGGTTGCAGCCGAAGGTTTGTCTCCTGAGGATGCTAAGGCAGAAACAGAGAATGCTGCACAGCTTTCTGTGTTTCTGGTAGAGAATGCAATTGTCATATTAATGCTTGTTGAGGATCATTTGCGGTTGCAAAGTAAACTTTCTTGTGCTTCATGTAAAGTTGATGGTAATAAATCTCCTCTTTCTTTCGCGTCTGCCCCAAATAGTCAATCAAGTTCAGCGGCATCAATTGGTAGAGAATCAACTGAAGCTGTGGATGATAGCAGATCTGGAAATTCTGGTGGACTCCCTCTTGAT GTCCTTGCTTCAATGGCTGATGCAAATGGGCAGATTTCTGCAACAGTGATGGAACGGCTTACTGCAGCTGCTGCAGCTGAGCCTTTTGATTCTGTCTCCTCTGCTTTTGTGTCATATGGGAGTTGTGCTATGGATTTAGCTGAGGGTTGGAAATACAGGAGTCGTTTATGGTATGGTGTTGGCCTGCCCTCAAAACCAACTGACATTGGTGGTGGCGGCTTTGGCTGGGAGTCGTGGAATGCTGCTTTGCAAAAAGATGCTAATGGAAACTGGATTGAGCTTCCTTTAGTGAAGAAGTCTGTAAGTATGCTCCAAGCATTACTGTTAGATGATTCTGGACTTGGTGGTGGTCTTGGTATTGGTGGTGGATCAGGTACTGGGATGGGAGGAATGGCTGCACTTTACCAGTTACTGGACAGTGACCAACCCTTTTTATGCATGCTTCGCATGGTACTTCTTTCAATGAGGGAAGAAGATAATGGAGAAGACAACATGATCATGAGGAATGTAGGCGTAGAAGATGGAATGTCTGAAGGACTGTATCGAGGCAACATTGTATCCTTAGATAACAGTGGTCGAATGGCAGCAAGGAAACCGCGGTCTGCTTTATTGTGGAG TGTTCTTTCTCCTATTCTGAACATGCCGATTTCTGATTCCAAGAGACAGAGAGTTTTGGTAGCATCCTGTGTTCTATATTCTGAG GTGTGGCATGCTGTTGGGAGGGACAGAAAGCCACTTCGAAAACAGTACCTTGAGGCCATTGTACCACCTTTTGTTGCTGTTTTGAGGAGGTGGCGACCACTTTTGGCAGGAATTCATGAACTTGCTACTGCTGATGGTTTGAATCCTCTTAACGTTGATGATCGTGCACTGGCTGCTGATGCACTGCCATTAGAG gCAGCTCTTGCAATGATCTCTCCATCTTGGGCGGCTGCTTTTGCATCACCACCAGCTGCAATGGCATTGGCAATGATTGCTGCAGGCGCTAGCGGAGGAGAAATTCCTGCTCCAACAGCCACACAGCTTAAACGTGACTCCTCAATACTTGAGCGGAAAACTACTAAGCTGCAACATTTTTCTAGCTTTCACAAACCTCTGGACATGCCTAACAACTCACCGTCTCTTCCCAAAGACAAGGCAGCTGCAAAAGCTGCTGCCTTAGCTGCTGCACGTGATCTTGAACGCAATGCAAAGATTGGTTCTGGAAGAGGTCTCAGTGCTGTTGCAATGGCTACTTCTGCGCAGCGGAGGCATGATAGTGATATGGAGCGTGTAAAACGATGGAATGATTCTGAAGCCATGGCCGTTGCATGGTTGGAATGTCTACAGCCAGTCGATACAAAATCAGTCTATGGGAAAGATTTTAATGCTTTATCCTACAAATTTATTGCGGCCCTTGTTGCAAGTTTTGCTTTAGCAAGAAATATTCAGCGATCAGAG ATTGATAGGCGTGCACAAGTTGATTTAGTTGCACGACACAGATTATTCACTGGGATTCGTGCATGGCGCAAACTTATCCATTGCTTGTTAGATACGTCATGTCTCTTTGGGCCATTAGTAGACCAAATTCCTAGTAAG GTTTTTTGGAAGCTGGACTTTATGGAAAGTTCTTCAAGGATGAGACCATTTTTGAGAAGGAATTACACAGGGACTGATCATTTTGGTGCTGCTGCTGATTTTGAGGAGCAAAATGATGTGAAAAAGACTCAAGAGGATGTCATAAGCTCATCTAATACTCCTATTCTGGCAGCAGAAGCAATCTCAACAGTGTTTGTGAATGAAGATGATGAACATCCAGAAACTGATAATGTAGATAGCAGAGGCTATGTAAATAACCAAAGTGAGGAAGGTCAGCAAAGGCTTTCTGGAATAACTGAGCAAACCTTGGAGAAATCCATAGAATCTAAAGACACTAAACTTTCCAGTGAGCAAGACTTGGTCCAGAGTTCAACAATAGTTGCTCCTGGGTATGTTCCTAGTGAACTTGACGAGAGAATCTTGTTTGAACTCCCTTCATCCATGGTTCGGCCACTGAGGGTTATACGAGGAACCTTTCAA gTAACctcaaagaaaataaattttgtagTTGATAAAACTGAATGCAACATATCGGTGGATGGTTCAGAAGACAACTCTGAAGCAAAAAATGATGAGAAGGACCGTAGTTGGTTGATGACTTCTCTTCATCAAATGTATAGCCGAAG ATATCTCCTACGAAGAAGTGCTCTGGAGTTGTTCATGGTTGATCGTTCTAACTTCTTCTTTGACTTTGGG AGTTCTGAGGGCAGACGAAATGCATATCGTGCTATTGTACAAGCACGGCCTCCTCATTTAAACAACATTTATCTTGCAACACAG AGACCCGAACAACTCCTGAAAAGAACTCAGTTAATGGAGCGTTGGGCTAGATGGGAG ATCAGCAATTTTGAATATCTAATGCAGCTAAATACATTGGCCGGGCGTAGTTATAATGACATAACTCAG TATCCAGTATTCCCATGGATCCTTTCTGACTACAGTTCAAAGAGTCTAGATCTTTCTGATCCTTCAGCTTTCCGAGATCTTTCAAAG CCTGTTGGAGCATTGAATCCAGAGCGGCTGAAGAAATTTCAAGAGAGATATGCTAGCTTCGATGACCCGGTCATTCCCAAGTTCCATTATGGCTCACATTATTCAAGTGCTGGAACT GTATTATATTATCTTGTTAGAGTTGAGCCATTTACAACCCTTTCGATTCAGCTGCAAGGTGGAAAATTTGACCATGCAGACCGGATGTTTTCAGACGTTGGTGCTACATGGAATGGAGTTCTTGAGGACATGAGTGACGTGAAGGAATTG GTTCCGGAGCTGTTTTACCTTCCTGAGATGTTAACCAATGAGAATTCAATTGACTTTGGAACAACACAATTAGGAGGAAAGCTTG ATTCGGTAAAACTCCCACCATGGGCTCAAAGCTCAGTTGATTTCATTCATAAGCATCGAATGGCTCTTGAGAGTGAACATGTATCTGCACATTTACATGAATGGATTGACCTCATATTCGG GTATAAGCAGCGAGGCAAGGAAGCTATATCGGCTAATAACATGTTCTTTTACATTACATATGAAGGGACAGTTGATATTGATAAGATCTATGATCCA GTACAACAGCGTGCTACACAAGACCAGATTGCTTATTTTGGACAAACTCCATCCCAACTTCTTACTGTCCCTCACATGAAGAAAATACCTCTTTCAGAGGTTCTTCATTTGCAG ACAATCTTCCGGAATCCGAGAGAAGTAAAATCGTATGCAGTCCCAAACCCTGATCGCTGCAATTTGCCTGCAGCTGCTATTCATGCGTCTTCAGATTCCGTCATAATCGTTGACACAGATGCGCCAGCAGCTCATATTGCACAGCATAAATGGCAACCTAACACTCCCGATGGTCAGGGAGCACCATTTCTGTTTCAACATGGAAAGGCAACAACAAGCTCTGCTGGTGGAGCACTTAGAAGAATGTTCAGAGGGCCAGCAGCTGCAGGCTCTGGTTCTGATGATAGGCAGTTTCCCCAGGCACTAGCATTCGCTTCTGCTGGGATCAGAAACTCATCTATTGTTTCCATCACATGTGATAAAGAAATTATCACTG GTGGACATGCTGATAATAGCATCAAGCTTTTGTCATCTGATGGAGCAAAAACAATAGAAATGGCTTTTGGACACTCTGCTCCCGTGACTTGTCTTGCTCTATCACCAGATAGCAATTATCTCGTGACAGGATCCCGGGACAGTACTGTAATACTTTGGAGGATACATAGGGCATTTACCTCTCGCCCAAGCAGCACATCGGAACCAACTGCTGGCACTGGTACACCAACTTCAACTAGTGGTGGTACTTTAGCTAATTCCTTGGCAGACAAAAGCAGAAAGCATCGGATAGAAGGTCCCATATATGTACTTCGGGGTCATCAAAGGGAAATTCTTTGTTGCTGTGTCAGTTCAGATCTGGGTGTTGCTGTTTCATGTAGCCATTCATCAGATGTTCTGTTGCATTCTATAAGAAGGGGTCGCTTGATGAGACGGTTTCCCGGTGTAGAAGCTGATGCTGTCTGCCTTTCATCTGAGGGAATCATTTTAACCTGGAACCAATCGCAACATACTCTCAGCACCTTCACTCTCAATGGTGTTCTGGTTGCTAGAGCACAACTTCCTTCTTTGGGTGGTGTTAGTTGCATGGAAATTTCTGTTGATGGTGAGAACGCTTTAATTGGAATGAACTCATCTTTGGGCAACAATGGAGTGTCCAATAGCAACCAGGACTTGAGTTTGAAGAAACCTGTGGCTGATAATTTGGATCTTGAGTCAGAAGAAACCAACAAAAGCAACAAATTAGATATTCCTTCTCCTTCAATTTGCTTTTTGAATCTGCATACTCTGAAG GTATTCCATGTGTTGGAACTAGGAGAAGGACAGGATATCACAGCTCTTACTTTGAACGAGGATAACACAAATCTTCTAGTCTCAACTGCAGATAAACAGTTGATAATTTTCACAGACCCAGCT TTGAGCCTGAAAGTGGTGGATCAGATGCTTAAGCTTGGTTGGGAAGGCGAAGGGCTCAGCCCTCTGATAAAGTCATAA